The DNA region CATACACATATCTGAGTAGAGTGTTCTATAGTCTATAGAACAGAGTAAACTAAGATAGCAAATACTAACTAAACTGCTCCACTTTTGTATGCTCAACAAGGATTTCTTGGTCCAAAACAGTATATTAAGAAAACACTTTATTTTTGAGCCAAAAAGTTTGACAgtaaaaacttaaatattaatatatctcttgtttgtttatacCTTTATCAAGTgtctttcattttcttcaacagacaaatcattaaaagaaaaaagtatagaGATGAAGACATGCAGAACTAATATTCATCTCACTACCGGAGACAGGTCACCTTCTCTCGACCATCGAATTTGGAAAACGTCTGCTCACTCTTGACCATCGAATCTCCATGATTACTATCCTCTCCATGTCTCTTTATGATTACAATCCTCTCCATGAATCTATATGATTACAATCCTCTCCATGAATCTCCCATACGCTCCTCACGTTCGATTGCATGAAGCCAAGGGTATTTTAATCAATTCGTTTATAGAGGTCGAGCCTTACGCTGCTGAACATTTTTCTCGAGGGCGAGATTACCCTCACGTGTATCCTGTTGGACCGGTTCTTAACTTAACAGGCCGTACAAATATGGGTCTTGCTTCGGCCCAATACGAAGAGATAATGAGTTGGCTTGATGAGCAACCGGACTCGTcggttttgttcttgtgttttGGGAACATGGGAGTCTTCCCTGCACCTCAGATCACAGAGATTGTTCACGCGCTTCAGCTCGTCGAGGTTAGGTTCATCTGGGCGATCCGTACGATACGAACATGGCAGGAGATGGCGACCCTCGTGAGCTGATTCCAGAAGGATTCGTTGATCGAACAATGGGCCGTGGAATTGTATGTAGTTGGGCTCCACAAGTTGATATCTTGGCTCATAAGGCAACAAGTGGATTTGTGTCTCACTGTGGGTGGGATTCTGTACAAGAAAGTCTATGGTACGGTGTACTAATTGCCACGTGGCCGATGTATGCGGAGAATCAGCTGAACGCGTTCGAGATTGTGAAGGAGCTGGGCTTAGCCGTGGAGATAAGGCTTGATTACGTGGCGGATGATGGAATTTAGAGAAATTTATTTTGACAAGGACTGTTTTACAATTACACACAACTGATGTATCACAGTCACAGACTCGCACGACACAATTGGAAAGAGTGGACACtggacacacacacaaacaactaACCAATAACAACACTTCCTCGTTTGTTGTGTGCTTTCTCTCACTCACTTTCTCTTTTGAACCAAACAACTCTCTCaacccgaagaagaagaaaaagagagagagagatggtgaagaagaaaacagagctGATCTTCATTCCAGTTCCATCCACAGGTNCAGGTCACCTTCTCTCGACCATCGAATTTGGAAAACGTCTGCTCACTCTTGACCATCGAATCTCCATGATTACTATCCTCTCCATGTCTCTTTATGATTACAATCCTCTCCATGAATCTATATGATTACAATCCTCTCCATGAATCTCCCATACGCTCCTCACGTTCGATTGCATGAAGCCAAGGGTATTTTAATCAATTCGTTTATAGAGGTCGAGCCTTACGCTGCTGAACATTTTTCTCGAGGGCGAGATTACCCTCACGTGTATCCTGTTGGACCGGTTCTTAACTTAACAGGCCGTACAAATATGGGTCTTGCTTCGGCCCAATACGAAGAGATAATGAGTTGGCTTGATGAGCAACCGGACTCGTcggttttgttcttgtgttttGGGAACATGGGAGTCTTCCCTGCACCTCAGATCACAGAGATTGTTCACGCGCTTCAGCTCGTCGAGGTTAGGTTCATCTGGGCGATCCGTACGATACGAACATGGCAGGAGATGGCGACCCTCGTGAGCTGATTCCAGAAGGATTCGTTGATCGAACAATGGGCCGTGGAATTGTATGTAGTTGGGCTCCACAAGTTGATATCTTGGCTCATAAGGCAACAAGTGGATTTGTGTCTCACTGTGGGTGGGATTCTGTACAAGAAAGTCTATGGTACGGTGTACTAATTGCCACGTGGCCGATGTATGCGGAGAATCAGCTGAACGCGTTCGAGATTGTGAAGGAGCTGGGCTTAGCCGTGGAGATAAGGCTTGATTACGTGGCGGATGATGGAATTTAGAGAAATTTATTTTGACAAGGACTGTTTTACAATTACACACAACTGATGTATCACAGTCACAGACTCGCACGACACAATTGGAAAGAGTGGACACtggacacacacacaaacaactaACCAATAACAACACTTCCTCGTTTGTTGTGTGCTTTCTCTCACTCACTTTCTCTTTTGAACCAAACAACTCTCTCaacccgaagaagaagaaaaagagagagagagatggtgaagaagaaaacagagctGATCTTCATTCCAGTTCCATCCACAGGTCACCTTCTCGTCCATATTGAATTCGCCAAGCGTCTCATCAATCTCGACCATCGGATCGACACCATCACCATCCTCAACTTGTCTTCACCATCTACTCCTCACGCCTCCGTCTTCGCCAAATCTCTCATCGCTTCACAGCCCAAAATCCGCCTCCACGATCTCCCCTATCCCAACGATCCTCCTCCATTCGATCTCTACCAAAGAGCTCCCGAAGCTTACATCGTAAATCTCATCAAGAAAACTACCCCTCTCATTAAAGACGCAGTCTCTAGCATCATCCGTCAAGGCTCAGATTCGGTTCGTGTCGCCGGTTTGATCCTAGATTTATTCTGCAACTCGTTGATTAACGATGTTGGCAACGAGCTTAATCTCCCTTCTTACATATACCTCACTTGTAACGCTAGATACCTTGGGATGATGAAGTATCTTCCAGATCGGCATCTGAAAATCGCATCTGAGTTCGATTTGAGCTCCGGCGATGAGGAACTGACGGTTCCCGGATTCGTTAACGCTGTTCCCGCGAAATTCATGCCGCCTGGTTTGTTCAATCGAGACGCTTACGAGGCTTACGTCGACCTAGCGCCGAGATTCGCCGATGCGAAGGGTATTTTGGTAAATTCATTCGCCGAGCTGGAGCCTCACCCGTTTGAGTACTTCTCTCACCTGGAGAAGTTCCCTCCGGTTTACCCGGTCGGACCGATTCTAAGCTTGA from Camelina sativa cultivar DH55 chromosome 3, Cs, whole genome shotgun sequence includes:
- the LOC104765267 gene encoding UDP-glycosyltransferase 71C4-like, with the protein product MVKKKTELIFIPVPSTGHLLVHIEFAKRLINLDHRIDTITILNLSSPSTPHASVFAKSLIASQPKIRLHDLPYPNDPPPFDLYQRAPEAYIVNLIKKTTPLIKDAVSSIIRQGSDSVRVAGLILDLFCNSLINDVGNELNLPSYIYLTCNARYLGMMKYLPDRHLKIASEFDLSSGDEELTVPGFVNAVPAKFMPPGLFNRDAYEAYVDLAPRFADAKGILVNSFAELEPHPFEYFSHLEKFPPVYPVGPILSLKDRASPNEEAADRDRIVRWLDDQPESSVVFLCFGSKGSVDEPQVKEIARALGLVGCRFLWSIRTSGAVESDDVLPEGFMGRVAGQGLVCGWAPQVEVLAHKAIGGFVSHCGWNSTLESLWFGVPVATWPMYAEQQLNAFTLVKELGLAVDLRMDYVSGRGDLVTCDEIARAVRSLMDGGDEKRKKVKEMAVAARKALMDGGSSTLATARFIGELLDEDLC